One window from the genome of Enterococcus haemoperoxidus ATCC BAA-382 encodes:
- a CDS encoding DNA cytosine methyltransferase: MYNVIDLFAGAGGLSLGFSKNKEFKIVAAVEKDKYARETYLYNHKNEDIKILSDVRDIDYNSLKKSFNIVDVIIGGPPCQGFSNANRQKSNIINSNNILVKEYFRAIKELKPKVFIMENVKMLNSEKHRFYYSEIDQTEIDSLSIELREDQIIIANRKYNDLDIIKIATQNRYKNYLLSNSLYSLLNTLLRKGRDIEKIEKFLEKNLNKLATEIQKSTNDFLLTDLNSFLLSIKESDFSDLFFEKFESFMNFQKGMKILEELVLNKIIVDFSNVGDTIYARVYSYSVIEYIEKVLKGEYKQFSGVVNAINYGVPQKRNRFILTGIRSDLQCDDMLDFYTHKDNNFYTVRDAIEDLENINPEIDVKSDPKKIFLEKSSKTYLKNINDSKLLFNHVITATRETALERFKVLKEGENFHNLEKELKDTYSNPERTQNTIYLRIKYDEPSGTVVNVRKSMWIHPVLDRAISIREAARLQSFPDSFVFKGTKDSQYQQIGNAVPPKLATFISDKVFDILSGNR, encoded by the coding sequence ATGTATAATGTAATTGATCTATTTGCTGGAGCTGGTGGATTAAGCTTAGGTTTTAGCAAAAATAAAGAATTCAAAATTGTAGCTGCTGTTGAAAAGGATAAGTACGCACGGGAAACATATCTTTATAATCATAAAAATGAAGATATAAAAATTTTATCTGATGTAAGAGATATAGACTACAATTCACTAAAAAAAAGTTTTAATATAGTTGATGTCATTATAGGAGGTCCACCATGTCAGGGGTTCTCTAATGCTAACAGACAAAAAAGTAATATAATAAATTCTAATAATATATTGGTAAAAGAATATTTTAGAGCAATAAAGGAATTAAAGCCGAAAGTATTTATAATGGAAAATGTTAAAATGTTAAACTCTGAAAAACATAGATTTTATTATTCAGAAATTGATCAAACTGAGATTGATTCTTTGAGTATTGAATTGAGAGAAGATCAGATTATAATAGCTAATAGAAAATATAATGATTTAGATATTATAAAAATTGCAACCCAAAATAGGTATAAAAATTATCTTTTAAGTAATTCGTTATATAGTTTATTAAATACACTATTGCGAAAAGGAAGAGATATTGAAAAAATAGAGAAATTTTTAGAAAAAAATTTGAATAAACTAGCAACTGAAATTCAAAAATCTACAAATGATTTTTTGTTAACCGATTTGAACAGTTTTCTATTGTCAATTAAAGAAAGTGATTTTTCTGATCTATTTTTTGAAAAATTCGAATCATTTATGAATTTTCAAAAAGGAATGAAAATATTAGAAGAATTGGTATTAAATAAAATTATTGTGGATTTTTCTAATGTTGGGGATACAATATATGCTCGTGTTTATTCGTACTCTGTGATTGAATATATAGAGAAAGTTTTAAAAGGTGAATATAAACAATTTTCCGGAGTAGTGAATGCAATTAATTATGGTGTTCCACAAAAACGAAATAGATTTATTTTAACTGGAATTAGAAGTGATTTACAATGTGATGATATGTTGGATTTTTACACTCATAAAGATAATAATTTTTATACTGTAAGAGATGCAATTGAAGATTTGGAAAATATTAATCCTGAAATAGATGTTAAATCGGATCCTAAAAAAATTTTTTTAGAGAAAAGTTCTAAGACTTATTTAAAAAATATTAACGATTCAAAACTTTTATTTAATCATGTAATAACGGCGACTAGAGAAACAGCCTTAGAAAGGTTCAAGGTATTAAAAGAAGGAGAAAATTTTCATAATTTAGAAAAAGAACTAAAGGACACATACTCTAATCCTGAAAGGACTCAAAATACAATTTATTTGAGAATAAAATATGACGAACCATCAGGCACAGTTGTGAATGTAAGAAAATCAATGTGGATTCATCCTGTACTTGACAGAGCAATAAGTATACGAGAGGCTGCAAGATTACAATCATTTCCCGATAGTTTTGTTTTTAAAGGAACGAAAGATTCGCAATATCAACAAATAGGTAATGCAGTTCCTCCCAAATTGGCAACTTTCATTTCCGATAAAGTTTTTGATATACTAAGTGGTAACCGTTAA
- a CDS encoding DUF6339 family protein, which produces MYNFMNIDKLLELKNSIDENIKYYQNGTQFLENPPKEILEHIDKKIILKFDGSNSKSLEVENVKQFYLAYKDMGLVDASSEGTWTLLTHTIFWNYVQQRWPLKSLKNSDKFIKDHYFKGQHFQSRNTLARLWWLGYFTYDETLENPWYTLELLDQYGDKAELSHLIVETIEIANSKDAIRILVESLFEMQEDKINGKKRRKFAREYIKKYNLRSAVRILGSLSKEQMKNDLEVLKKEFK; this is translated from the coding sequence ATGTATAATTTTATGAATATAGACAAGCTTTTAGAACTGAAAAATTCAATCGATGAAAATATTAAATATTATCAGAATGGAACACAATTTTTGGAAAATCCGCCTAAAGAAATTTTAGAACATATTGATAAAAAAATTATTTTAAAATTTGATGGTAGTAATTCAAAATCTTTGGAAGTTGAAAATGTAAAACAATTTTATTTGGCATATAAAGATATGGGATTAGTTGATGCTTCTTCAGAAGGAACTTGGACGTTATTGACACATACAATTTTTTGGAACTATGTCCAACAGAGATGGCCTTTGAAAAGTTTAAAAAACTCTGATAAATTTATAAAAGATCATTATTTTAAAGGACAACACTTTCAGTCGAGAAATACTTTAGCACGCTTGTGGTGGCTAGGATATTTTACTTATGATGAGACTTTAGAGAATCCCTGGTATACACTAGAATTGTTAGATCAATATGGTGATAAAGCAGAGTTAAGCCATCTTATTGTTGAAACTATCGAAATTGCCAATAGTAAGGATGCAATACGAATCTTAGTAGAGTCATTATTTGAGATGCAGGAAGACAAGATTAATGGAAAAAAGCGAAGGAAATTTGCTCGGGAGTATATTAAAAAATATAATTTACGAAGTGCTGTAAGAATTTTAGGATCTTTGAGTAAAGAACAAATGAAAAATGATTTGGAAGTATTAAAAAAGGAATTTAAATAA
- a CDS encoding isopeptide-forming domain-containing fimbrial protein, whose product MNKVYKISLNYLAVLMLVIANLLPTASVFAEGLTKPDENIFDSESLYIKADTKKNETNNKLIDVNYEVTNKRDQPIDHVVLKQKNQNDSPVKFDATTLKSDDQLVAPDDQSIQFDQKENQDEGTELTITTIQPHTTKHLTISAEQTDESIHQFAVEINQADEKLGDITLTLPKNEQETSSTSLQEKEADTEVAESQSEELTTAAPEDSAATTSEENNQVAPRSQAIGPRIAPTPGRGFDKPIYKSIHKGELFSTGNTNLTPVNEATASAFLNTRTPLSGQAINNFQLKFADVDGDPTTYNSSKAYIDLDGAKEVAWAGLFWSASRFKGPATATNMTDDEISAPVQLTTPNGTVTRVAPQRYHRIDQDATNPGQGFGFNNTGFSNFADVTSILQGDKSATGAYTLADIPMTDFLQGKFQSFNFSGWSLFIVTKDQAKRSRTFNVYYGARGNKAGTNNEFVMKDFLTSKQGKLNPIVTWFTVQGDKFFTGDNAQIQNSAGTWVNISNTINPVGNVMNGTVSDNDQHMVDKYPGQFNPGFPNFLDIDVDRLTLPEGIITNSQKQINFKTTSSGDDYSTNAIGFSINAETPELEVTKEIINPKETYKIGDTVTYRVHLKNTKENTEAVNSLSKDQLDSRLDYVPGSLSIVSGPNAGNKTDATGDDQGEYTAADRAITFRVGEGANGTQGGSYKGTTAETVYEFQAKINDTAKAEELIPNSATFQGVDSATSTMIDNTSNVVEVKIAPEELVGKLESSKTVNNQSPKIGDEIEYTIQFKNTVPKGILNQVTVTDTLPKGLTYIENSVTSTGPDPKPTTLTVVNGQVTAEYPKIADTETRTISFKVRVNEEAVVGQPIINKATIDDHTNPPDEPEVPVTPIKTPGELESTKSVNNQSPKVGDEVEYRLSFRNKIPNGVLNQVTVTDTLPKGMTYVDGSLTSEGADPQPTSLTMTDGKVVAEYQKIQDTTVRTIVFKVKVNEEAIVGQKIVNKITVDDHVNPPDEPEIPVTPVETPGRLDVTKSVNDQAPKIGDEVEYRITFRNKITNGVLNQVTVTDTLPKGVTYVEGSLTSEGDDPKPTSLTMENGQLTAEYGMINDTKVRSIIFKVKVNDEAKIGEAIVNKAKIDDHTNPPDEPEVPIVPVITPGELESSKSVNNQAPKIGDEIEYRITFRNKITNGVLNQVTVTDTLPKGLTYVDGSLTSEGADPQPTSLTMENGQLVAEYPEIKDTTIRTISFKVTVNAEAVVGQPIVNKAKIDDHTNPPDEPEVPVTPVVTPGQLDVTKSVNHQAPKIGDEIEYRISFRNKVTNGVINQVTVTDTLPKGLTYVEGSLTSEGANPKPTSLIMENGKMTAEYPKIDDNTVRSVVFKVRVNEEAIVGQPIVNQAIIDDHTNPPDEPEVPVTPVETPGELESTKSVNNQSPKIGDEVEYRLSFRNKITNGVLNQVTVTDNLPKGMTYVEGSLTSEGADPQPTSLTMANGKVVAEYPKIQDTTVRTIVFKVKVNEEAIVGQKIVNKITVDDHVNPPDEPEIPVVPVETPGQLDVTKSVNDQAPKIGDEIEYRITFRNNVTNGVLNQVTVTDTLPKGVTYVEGSVTSEGDEPKPTSLTVEKGKLIAEYPKISDNKSRSIVFKVKVNEEAKVGEPIVNKAKIDDHTNPPNEPEVPVTPVETPGELESTKTVNNQSPKIGDEIEYRIRFNNKIPNGVLNQVTVTDTLPKGVTYVEGSLTSEGDDPKPTSLTMENGQLVAEYPKITDTNIRSIVFKVTVNEEAVIGQPIINKAKIDDHTNPPDEPEVPVTPVETPGELESTKTVNNQAPKIGDEIEYRINFNNKIAKGVLNQVTVTDVLPKGVTYVEGSLTSEGADPKPTSLTMTNGKLFAEYPKISDTKTRSIVFKVTVNEEAVVGQPIINKAKIDDHTNLPDEPEVPVTPVETPGELESTKTVNNQAPKIGEEIEYRITFRNKITNGILNQVTVTDTLPKGVTYVENSVKSEGDEPKPTSLTVKNGKLTAEYPTISDTKTRSIVFKVTVNEEAVVGQPIINKAKIDDHTNPPDEPEVPVTPEQPLGKLESEKTVNKKTVKIGEEIEYRISFRNTVKNGLLNQVTVTDNLPKGLTYVENSAKSEGDDPKPTSLTVKNGKVVAEYPRISDTKTRSIVFKVKINKEAVPGQQIKNIAVVDDHINPPDKPEVPVIPEKEDPGKPNLPEAGEALSNSAVFIGFAMLATVILVNLEQRKKDKN is encoded by the coding sequence ATGAATAAAGTGTACAAAATTTCCCTGAATTACTTAGCCGTTTTGATGTTGGTGATCGCCAACTTGTTACCCACCGCCAGTGTGTTTGCAGAAGGACTGACCAAACCAGATGAAAATATCTTCGACTCAGAATCCTTATATATCAAAGCTGACACCAAGAAAAATGAAACGAACAACAAATTAATCGACGTAAACTACGAAGTAACGAACAAAAGGGATCAACCAATCGATCACGTAGTTCTAAAACAAAAGAACCAAAATGACTCACCAGTAAAATTCGACGCAACAACCCTAAAAAGCGACGACCAATTGGTGGCGCCCGACGATCAATCGATCCAGTTTGATCAAAAAGAAAACCAAGATGAGGGGACAGAACTAACCATCACCACGATCCAACCTCATACCACCAAACATCTGACAATCAGTGCCGAGCAAACAGATGAATCAATCCATCAGTTTGCTGTTGAAATAAATCAGGCAGACGAAAAATTAGGAGACATCACCCTAACACTGCCAAAGAACGAACAAGAAACGAGCAGTACATCATTACAAGAAAAAGAAGCTGACACAGAAGTAGCAGAATCTCAATCAGAAGAGCTAACAACTGCTGCACCAGAAGACTCAGCAGCAACGACCTCAGAAGAAAACAATCAAGTCGCGCCGAGATCCCAAGCAATCGGACCAAGAATTGCGCCAACGCCAGGCCGTGGCTTTGATAAGCCAATTTATAAAAGCATCCACAAAGGGGAATTATTCTCTACAGGAAATACCAACTTAACCCCTGTAAACGAAGCGACAGCGAGCGCTTTTTTGAATACCAGAACGCCACTTAGCGGTCAAGCAATCAATAATTTTCAGTTGAAATTTGCGGATGTCGATGGCGATCCAACGACCTATAACTCAAGTAAAGCCTACATCGATTTAGATGGCGCCAAAGAAGTCGCATGGGCAGGCTTATTTTGGAGTGCATCCCGTTTTAAAGGCCCAGCTACAGCGACGAATATGACCGATGATGAAATCAGTGCTCCTGTTCAATTAACCACACCCAATGGAACAGTAACCCGTGTTGCACCACAAAGATATCATCGAATTGACCAAGATGCTACCAATCCTGGGCAAGGTTTTGGGTTTAATAATACGGGCTTTTCTAACTTTGCGGATGTGACCTCGATCCTTCAAGGAGATAAAAGTGCGACTGGTGCATACACATTAGCAGATATTCCGATGACCGATTTCCTACAAGGCAAATTTCAAAGTTTCAACTTCAGCGGTTGGAGTTTATTTATCGTGACCAAAGACCAAGCCAAACGATCCCGTACCTTCAATGTCTATTATGGCGCTAGAGGGAACAAAGCTGGAACCAACAATGAATTTGTCATGAAAGACTTTCTAACCTCTAAACAAGGAAAATTAAACCCAATCGTGACGTGGTTTACCGTTCAAGGCGATAAATTTTTCACAGGTGACAATGCCCAAATCCAAAATAGTGCAGGAACTTGGGTCAATATCAGCAATACAATCAACCCAGTCGGTAATGTTATGAACGGAACCGTTTCAGATAACGATCAACACATGGTGGATAAATATCCGGGTCAATTTAATCCTGGCTTTCCCAACTTTTTAGATATCGATGTCGATCGTTTGACCTTACCAGAAGGGATCATCACTAACAGTCAGAAACAAATCAACTTTAAAACAACCAGTAGCGGAGATGATTACTCAACCAACGCGATCGGTTTTTCAATCAATGCGGAAACACCCGAACTTGAAGTCACCAAAGAAATTATAAATCCAAAAGAAACCTATAAAATCGGGGATACCGTAACCTATCGTGTCCATCTCAAAAATACCAAAGAAAACACGGAAGCGGTCAACAGTCTTTCTAAAGACCAATTAGATAGCCGTCTAGATTATGTACCCGGCAGCTTATCCATCGTAAGTGGTCCAAATGCTGGCAATAAAACAGATGCCACAGGCGATGACCAAGGGGAATACACAGCAGCCGATCGTGCAATCACGTTTCGTGTAGGAGAGGGCGCCAACGGCACACAAGGCGGTAGCTACAAAGGAACGACCGCGGAAACAGTCTATGAATTTCAAGCAAAAATCAATGATACAGCCAAAGCAGAAGAACTGATTCCAAATAGTGCTACATTCCAAGGCGTAGATTCTGCCACAAGTACAATGATCGATAATACATCCAATGTCGTAGAGGTAAAAATCGCCCCAGAAGAACTGGTCGGCAAACTTGAAAGCTCAAAAACAGTCAACAATCAATCGCCAAAAATCGGCGACGAAATAGAATACACGATTCAATTTAAAAATACCGTACCAAAGGGTATTTTAAATCAAGTGACCGTGACCGATACTTTACCAAAAGGGCTAACTTATATCGAAAACAGTGTCACAAGCACAGGGCCTGATCCAAAACCAACCACATTAACGGTTGTAAATGGTCAAGTAACCGCTGAATACCCAAAAATCGCCGATACCGAAACACGCACCATTTCCTTTAAAGTTCGTGTCAATGAAGAAGCAGTAGTCGGACAACCGATCATCAATAAAGCAACGATCGATGATCACACAAATCCGCCCGATGAACCAGAAGTCCCAGTGACACCAATAAAAACACCGGGAGAATTAGAAAGTACCAAATCCGTCAACAATCAATCACCGAAAGTTGGGGATGAAGTCGAATATCGTTTGTCTTTTCGTAATAAAATTCCGAATGGTGTCTTAAATCAAGTCACAGTGACGGATACTTTACCAAAAGGCATGACCTATGTAGACGGCAGTTTAACCAGCGAAGGCGCTGACCCGCAACCGACAAGTCTAACCATGACTGACGGAAAAGTCGTTGCAGAGTACCAAAAAATTCAAGATACAACAGTACGAACCATTGTCTTTAAAGTCAAAGTCAATGAAGAAGCTATTGTTGGGCAAAAAATCGTAAACAAGATAACTGTAGATGATCATGTCAATCCGCCCGATGAACCAGAAATTCCAGTAACACCTGTTGAAACACCTGGACGATTAGATGTCACCAAATCCGTCAATGATCAAGCACCAAAAATCGGGGACGAAGTCGAATACCGGATTACCTTCAGAAATAAAATCACGAACGGTGTTTTAAACCAAGTTACCGTAACGGATACTTTGCCAAAAGGCGTAACCTATGTAGAAGGTAGCTTGACCAGTGAAGGAGACGATCCAAAGCCAACAAGCTTAACCATGGAAAATGGTCAATTGACTGCTGAATACGGTATGATCAATGACACTAAAGTCCGTTCGATCATTTTCAAAGTCAAGGTCAACGATGAAGCAAAAATTGGCGAAGCAATCGTCAATAAAGCGAAAATCGATGATCACACCAATCCGCCAGATGAACCAGAAGTGCCGATCGTGCCAGTCATCACACCAGGCGAGTTGGAAAGTAGCAAATCAGTGAATAATCAAGCACCGAAAATCGGTGACGAAATCGAGTATCGCATCACATTCCGTAATAAAATCACAAACGGTGTCCTAAACCAAGTCACCGTGACCGACACCTTACCAAAAGGCTTAACCTATGTAGACGGAAGTTTGACCAGTGAAGGCGCTGATCCACAACCTACAAGCTTAACGATGGAAAATGGCCAACTTGTCGCTGAATATCCTGAAATCAAGGATACAACCATACGAACGATTAGTTTCAAAGTCACCGTAAATGCGGAAGCGGTAGTCGGACAACCAATCGTCAATAAAGCGAAAATCGATGATCATACCAATCCGCCCGACGAACCAGAAGTGCCCGTCACACCCGTTGTAACACCGGGACAATTAGACGTAACGAAATCAGTCAATCATCAAGCACCAAAAATCGGAGATGAAATCGAATACCGTATTAGTTTCCGTAATAAAGTCACAAATGGTGTGATCAATCAAGTCACTGTGACCGACACCTTACCAAAAGGGTTGACCTATGTAGAAGGCAGTCTAACAAGTGAAGGCGCTAATCCGAAGCCAACGAGTTTGATCATGGAAAATGGCAAAATGACCGCTGAATACCCAAAAATCGACGACAATACCGTCCGCTCTGTTGTGTTCAAAGTCCGCGTGAACGAAGAAGCGATAGTCGGACAACCAATCGTCAATCAAGCGATCATCGATGATCACACCAATCCACCAGATGAACCAGAAGTGCCCGTCACACCAGTCGAAACGCCCGGTGAATTAGAAAGCACTAAATCGGTAAATAACCAATCACCGAAAATTGGGGACGAAGTGGAATATCGCTTGTCTTTCCGTAATAAAATTACCAATGGCGTCTTAAACCAAGTGACGGTTACAGATAATTTACCAAAAGGCATGACCTATGTAGAAGGCAGCTTAACTAGCGAAGGTGCTGATCCGCAGCCAACAAGTTTAACGATGGCGAATGGTAAAGTCGTTGCGGAATACCCGAAAATCCAAGACACAACAGTACGAACGATTGTCTTTAAAGTCAAAGTCAACGAAGAAGCCATTGTTGGGCAAAAAATCGTGAATAAGATCACCGTTGACGATCATGTCAATCCGCCCGATGAGCCTGAAATCCCAGTTGTCCCAGTCGAAACACCTGGACAATTGGACGTGACAAAATCAGTAAATGATCAAGCACCAAAAATCGGGGATGAAATCGAATACCGCATTACCTTCCGTAACAACGTCACAAATGGTGTCTTAAACCAAGTCACCGTGACCGACACGCTACCAAAAGGCGTAACATACGTAGAAGGCAGTGTGACAAGCGAAGGTGATGAACCCAAACCGACAAGTTTAACGGTGGAAAAGGGCAAACTAATCGCTGAATATCCAAAAATCAGTGATAACAAATCCCGTTCGATTGTCTTTAAAGTCAAAGTAAACGAAGAAGCAAAAGTCGGTGAACCAATCGTAAACAAAGCCAAAATCGACGATCACACCAATCCACCGAACGAACCAGAAGTACCTGTAACACCAGTCGAAACACCAGGAGAACTAGAAAGTACGAAAACGGTGAACAATCAATCACCGAAAATCGGGGATGAAATCGAATATCGAATTCGTTTCAACAATAAAATCCCAAATGGTGTCCTAAACCAAGTTACGGTAACGGATACTCTACCAAAAGGAGTAACGTATGTAGAAGGTAGCTTAACCAGTGAAGGTGATGATCCAAAACCAACAAGCTTAACCATGGAAAATGGTCAGTTGGTTGCAGAATACCCGAAAATCACCGACACTAACATTCGTTCAATCGTATTCAAAGTGACTGTCAACGAAGAAGCTGTTATCGGACAGCCAATCATCAATAAAGCCAAAATCGATGATCACACGAATCCGCCAGATGAACCAGAAGTCCCAGTGACACCAGTCGAAACACCGGGGGAATTAGAAAGTACGAAAACAGTCAATAACCAAGCACCGAAAATCGGGGATGAAATTGAATATCGAATCAATTTCAATAACAAAATAGCAAAAGGTGTTTTAAACCAAGTCACCGTCACCGATGTATTACCAAAAGGCGTAACGTATGTGGAAGGTAGTTTAACCAGTGAGGGCGCTGATCCTAAACCGACAAGCTTAACCATGACAAATGGCAAACTATTCGCAGAATACCCAAAAATCAGCGACACCAAAACCCGTTCCATCGTGTTCAAAGTGACCGTCAACGAAGAAGCAGTAGTTGGTCAACCCATCATCAACAAAGCCAAAATCGATGACCACACGAATCTACCCGATGAGCCAGAAGTGCCAGTGACGCCAGTAGAAACACCGGGGGAATTAGAAAGTACGAAAACAGTCAATAACCAAGCACCGAAAATCGGCGAAGAAATCGAATATCGTATCACCTTCCGTAACAAAATCACTAATGGTATCTTAAACCAAGTCACCGTCACGGATACCCTACCAAAGGGCGTAACCTATGTAGAAAACAGTGTGAAAAGTGAGGGCGATGAGCCAAAACCGACAAGCTTAACGGTAAAAAACGGTAAACTAACTGCTGAATACCCAACAATCAGCGATACCAAAACCCGTTCTATCGTGTTCAAAGTGACGGTTAACGAAGAAGCAGTGGTTGGTCAACCGATCATCAATAAAGCAAAAATCGATGATCACACGAATCCGCCCGATGAACCAGAAGTACCCGTGACACCAGAACAACCGCTAGGGAAACTAGAAAGCGAGAAAACAGTCAATAAAAAGACCGTTAAAATCGGTGAAGAGATTGAATACCGCATCAGTTTCCGCAATACAGTAAAAAATGGTCTCTTGAATCAAGTCACAGTCACAGACAATCTACCAAAAG